The Roseiconus lacunae genome window below encodes:
- a CDS encoding CinA family protein, translating to MLPTKRPPPDNPGADRIQLKRDTSMDLETIAEHVAQKLADRGERLALAESCTGGLIAATLATIPGISTNLAGSMVVYQEATKQSWLGVAEDTLAEHTAVSPPVAHQMVTGLLQRTPQAELGASVTGHLGPDAPDGFDGLVFVGLCRRGESPKILRVDLAKKKRVARQREAAMRVLELLLDL from the coding sequence GTGCTACCGACCAAGCGGCCGCCACCGGACAACCCCGGCGCCGACCGGATCCAACTCAAGCGAGATACATCGATGGACTTAGAAACGATCGCCGAACACGTGGCACAAAAACTCGCCGACCGCGGCGAGCGGCTGGCATTGGCGGAAAGCTGCACCGGCGGCTTGATCGCGGCGACGCTAGCGACGATTCCGGGGATATCGACGAACCTCGCCGGATCGATGGTCGTTTATCAGGAAGCGACCAAGCAGTCCTGGCTTGGCGTCGCCGAAGACACATTGGCCGAACACACAGCGGTCAGTCCTCCTGTGGCGCACCAGATGGTGACCGGATTACTCCAGCGGACGCCGCAGGCTGAACTCGGGGCGTCCGTGACGGGACACCTCGGTCCCGATGCCCCCGACGGATTTGACGGACTGGTATTCGTCGGCCTCTGTCGCCGTGGAGAATCGCCGAAAATCCTACGAGTGGATCTTGCGAAGAAAAAACGCGTCGCCCGCCAGCGTGAAGCGGCGATGCGAGTTCTGGAATTGCTCCTCGACTTGTAA
- the rplA gene encoding 50S ribosomal protein L1, translating into MGKKSKRYRAALAKQPSAPMPLDEAVKTLKTYDSTKFDQTVEIHLRLGVDPNQADQIVRGSLVLPHGIGKQQRIVVFAKGDAAKAAEEAGADEVGQEDLAKKIKDGWTDFDVCIAAPDMMGLVGPLGRVLGPRGLMPSPRAGTVTPDVGKVVQEYKAGKVEFRNDKGGNVHAMVGKMSFDESKLVDNINAFIQFIDSLKPQNVKGTYMKGVAICGTMSPSVRVTC; encoded by the coding sequence ATGGGTAAAAAATCAAAGCGGTATCGCGCCGCGCTCGCTAAACAACCATCTGCACCGATGCCTCTTGACGAAGCCGTCAAGACGCTGAAGACGTACGATTCAACCAAGTTTGACCAAACGGTTGAAATCCACTTGCGTCTGGGTGTCGATCCTAACCAGGCCGATCAGATCGTCCGAGGTTCACTGGTGCTTCCGCACGGGATCGGAAAGCAACAACGCATTGTTGTCTTCGCCAAAGGCGACGCAGCCAAGGCAGCCGAAGAGGCTGGGGCTGACGAAGTTGGCCAAGAAGACCTCGCCAAAAAGATCAAAGACGGCTGGACGGATTTCGACGTCTGCATCGCCGCCCCGGACATGATGGGTCTGGTTGGTCCTCTCGGACGCGTCCTCGGCCCCCGTGGTTTGATGCCCAGCCCGCGTGCTGGCACCGTCACCCCGGACGTCGGTAAAGTCGTTCAGGAGTACAAGGCGGGTAAAGTCGAGTTCCGTAATGACAAGGGCGGCAACGTCCATGCGATGGTGGGCAAGATGAGCTTTGACGAATCGAAGCTCGTCGACAACATCAACGCATTCATTCAGTTTATCGACAGCCTGAAGCCTCAGAACGTCAAAGGCACCTACATGAAAGGTGTGGCGATCTGTGGAACGATGAGTCCCAGTGTACGTGTGACTTGTTAG
- the rplJ gene encoding 50S ribosomal protein L10 produces MSKYVKDLVTRDIKRRLEGVEDAVLVSCVGMDANTTNELRGELAEKNITIFVVKKALARRATEGTSLAPAFEGANGQLAVCFGGDDFVSLVKEVVRLDKDETKYADFVAQGGVMDGERLDADGVKAVSKWPSREEQIATLVGQILGPGATLSAAMLGPGKMLNSQLKKISEGEGDE; encoded by the coding sequence ATGAGTAAGTACGTCAAAGACCTCGTGACCCGCGACATCAAGCGGCGGTTGGAGGGCGTTGAAGACGCCGTCCTGGTCAGCTGCGTGGGGATGGACGCGAACACGACGAACGAACTACGCGGTGAGTTGGCCGAAAAAAATATCACGATCTTCGTCGTGAAAAAGGCCCTCGCCCGCCGTGCCACCGAGGGTACCTCGCTGGCACCCGCCTTCGAAGGCGCCAATGGCCAATTGGCCGTTTGCTTTGGCGGCGATGACTTTGTCTCGCTGGTCAAAGAAGTCGTCCGCCTGGACAAAGATGAAACGAAATACGCCGACTTCGTCGCCCAAGGCGGCGTCATGGATGGCGAGCGTTTAGATGCCGATGGCGTTAAAGCTGTCAGCAAATGGCCCAGCCGTGAAGAACAAATCGCAACCCTCGTTGGCCAAATCCTTGGCCCAGGAGCGACTCTGTCTGCCGCGATGCTTGGCCCTGGAAAGATGCTCAACAGCCAGCTGAAAAAGATCAGCGAAGGCGAAGGCGACGAGTAG